From the Chromatiales bacterium genome, the window CCGTATCCAGCGCCGCCATCGGGTCCGCCGCCTCGCGCACCTCGCCCAGGGCCTCGCGCAGCTCCATCTGCTCCATCAGGAACTCGGGGTCGGACGAGGTCTCGGTCTCGTCGTTGAAGCTCACGCCCTCGAGCTCGAGCAGATAGCGGGCGCGACGCATCGGGTCCTTCAGCGTCTGGTAGGCCTCGTTCACCCAGGAGGCACCCTGCACCGAGAGGCGCCGCTGCTGGTCGTCCGCCGTGGCGAAGCGGTCCGGATGCAGCTGGGCCTGCAGGGCGCGAAAGCGCTCGGCGATCACCGCGGTATCCACCTCGAAGCCCACCGGCAGGCCGAAGAG encodes:
- the hscB gene encoding Fe-S protein assembly co-chaperone HscB, which encodes MNIDFSQNHFALFGLPVGFEVDTAVIAERFRALQAQLHPDRFATADDQQRRLSVQGASWVNEAYQTLKDPMRRARYLLELEGVSFNDETETSSDPEFLMEQMELREALGEVREAADPMAALDTVGDRIQALDRALTAEFKRTHAAGDLAAAKEAVLKMKFFRRLREEVERLEAELEDELT